The genomic interval ATGGCAAGGACGCCGTGCCTTACCTGATGTATATCTCACGCATCAACCGCGGACTGAAAAAAGGATTTGAACAGGTACTGAGCCAGAAACCTAAAAATGCACTGAAAGACTTCATGGTCTTCAATGCCAAACGTTACCAGGACGATAACCGCCGCCGCCGCCAGACTACCCGTGGCGCCCGCACCGTAGCTTCCAGGGAACTGAAAAAGTCTGACTTCTATCGCTTCCAGGCCAATCCGAAGAGCAATTACTATGCAGTGGTGGAATTTTCCAAAGGATTGTACAAGGTACAGGTGCAGCTGGCCGATATGAAGCCGAAGGTATTGCTGCGTGCCGGGGTAAGAATGCAGGCCAGCCAGCTGGATCCCAACTACCCCTTACTGGCATGGAACCAGAAAGGTAACCGCCTGGCCATCATCTACGAACACGAGGGTGTGACGAAACTCATGGTATATGACCTAGTGACCAGAACTACTACCCGACAAGACCTTCCACGCTTCGACAGGGTGATCGATATGAAGTACTTCTTCGAATATGATAACTCCCTGCTGCTTTCCGCTGTGAAGAACGGTCATACAGATATCTACACCTACAGCATTACCAAGCAGACTGCAGAACAGATCACCAACGATGTATACGATGATCTGGATCCTTCCTTCGTTGCCTTCCCTGGTAAGAGCGGGATCATTTATTCCTCCAACAGGCCGTCTCCAACCGCTAAAAGCGGCGATACCGTCCTGCCGGCAGGTCATTACAACATCTTCCTGATCGACAACTGGAACAAGAGCGCTGACAAACAGATCTCCCAGCTGACCGACATGAAGTATGGTAACGCACGTTCGCCACTGCAATACAATAACACACACTTTACCTTTGTATCTGACATCAACGGTATCCGTAACCGTTATGCGGGTTTCTTTAAGACAGAAAGAACAGGCGTAGACTCCCTCTTCTTTATTGGATCAGAGATATTGCATAACCCTGACAGGGCGGACCTCGATTCAGCGCTGGCAGAATATGGCAGCAATGAGCCCGATTCCGTAATGGCAGTATCGCTTACCAAAGACTCTACTTATACCTTCCCAATGTCGAACTACTCTTATGGTATCAAAGAATCCAGGGGAGCAGGCGACCAGAGTGAAGTATCGCAGGTGATCCAGCAATATGGCTTCAAGAACCTGCAGAAGCTGAAGATCGATACGGTAACATTGCGCAAAAGGAATGTAAATAGCCGTCCGACTACCTTCAGAGCCCGCCAGATGCATGAAGACAGCCTCCGCCTGGGCCTGCCTACCTACCATGAAAAGACGAAGGTCGACACCGCAAAACATGACGATTTCTTCCAGAGTGAGTTTGGCAAGGAAGAACAGGATTCCAGTGTGGCAGCAGAAACACAGCTGTTACAGATCCCGCTGATGGAGCCTGTACTGAAGAAGGCCAAGCTGCTTCCTTATAAACTGAAATTCGCATCAGACTACCTGATACTCCAGATAGATAACTCTATACTGATCAACAGGTATCAGCCCTTCACCGGTCCTCCTTCAGGTCCTATCAGGCTTGTTGACCCTGTGAACGGTTTAATCCGCATAGGTGTAAGCGATCTGTTTGAAGATATTAAGATCAATGGTGGTTTCAGATTCCCTTCCAGCCTGGATGGTACTGAATACTTCATCTCTGCTTCCTATCTCAAAAAACGCTTTGACTATAAATTTACTTACTACCGCAGAGTAGATAAATATAGCGGCATCGGCTTTGACACATCGGGCAACCCGCTGGATTACCCGGCTAAGATGAAGACCAACCTCTTCCAGTTCGAGGTACGTTATCCATTTGATCAGGCCAGAAGCATCCGTTTGCAGGCGGGCTTCCGTAATGACAGATTCGTCATAGCCGGTTCTGATGAGACCACACTGAAGCTGAAGAATTATGCCGACAACTATGCATTGTTACGCCTGGAATATGTGTATGACAATACCATTAACCCGGCCATCAACATCTGGCATGGTACACGCTACAAGATCTATGGCGATATGAACGCACAGATCAACGGCGACCTGAATGACGTTTTCGATCAGGGGGCGTCTACAGGTAAGGGCAAGTTCACTTATAATATGGGTATAGATGTGAGACATTATGAATCCATCTTCCGCAACTTTATATGGGCCACCCGCTTCTCTGCCGACTTATCCTGGGGGACCCGTAAGTTGCTGTACTACCTGGGTGGTACCGACAACTGGCTGAATCCTAAGATCAATACCAATACACCAGTGAACATGAATGCAAACTATGCATACCAAACACTGGCTACTCCATTACGTGGTTATAAACAAAATGCGCGTAACGGTAACAATGTAATGGTGTTTAATACGGAATTACGCCTGCCTGTATTTGCCACCTTTATGAACAGGCCGATCAATTCAGCCATTGTACGTAATTTCCAGGTGACCAGCTTTGTGGACATCGGTACTGCATGGAATGAGAAACTAAGCTTTAAAGATGCCAACTACACTTATTACAACAATGGTAGCGGCGTGATCGTGAAAGTGAAAGAAGGTTTCCTCGGACCATTTGTTGGTGGTTATGGCTTCGGCGCCCGTACAACAATTGCCGGTTACTTCCTGAGAGTAGATGCTGGCTGGCCGATGGTTGCATTCTTCCGTGGTAAACCGATCTGGTACTTTGGAATGGGAGTTGATTTCTAAGAAAGATAAGTTTCAATATACAAAGGGTCTCGCTTTATGCGAGACCCTTTTCTTTTAGCACAGTATAGGGATAAAAATGACAGCGCCTGTGATAGCTGCCACGAGGGCCGAAACAAGTACTGCCCCTGCTGCAACGTCTTTGATCCATTTTACTCTTGGGTGGTATTCAGGCGACAGATGGTCCATGATCTTTTCAACAACAGTGTTCAACATCTCTGTGATCCATACCATGCCTGTTACTATCAGGATAGAGATCCATTGATTGGCAGACAAGCCGCAATAGACACCAGCCGCCGCCACCAACATCGTTGCTACCGCATGAATACGTGCATGTGGTTCACTGCGGAGAAATGCGATGATCCCCTGAAAGGCATATTTAAAACTTCTTGCACGCTGCAGCAGATAGCGACCGGTTTGCATGAGTATAGCTGTTTATATTTTTATAATTCTCCCCACTTGATCCTCCGGCTAAAGTACATCACAATAGCCAGTATTATAAACAGTCCCAGGCTACCCATGAGCAAAGCCTGATCTTCAGAACGGATAATGACATAAATAAATCCATAGAGCAGGCTTAATACGCCGCCGACAGCTATAGCCATACGGTTGCTTCGCAATACGCTGGCCGTATACACCGCTACCAGGAAGATGGTCAGTATGGCTGCTATCAGGTAGGCAATGCTAAAATTCAATTGTTCTGCGAGGGCGATCAGCAGGGTATAGAATACACACAATGCCGCGCCGACTAATATATATTGTAATGGATGAACGGAGGTATGCTGTAGCAATTCAATGAAGTAGAATACCAGGAATGTAAGGCCGATGATCAGGATAGCGTATTTAACAGCACGGGTGGATTGCTGGTAGGTATCCACCGGCAGGAATAATTTCACACCGAAATCGGCGGAGTGCAGATTGGCGTTGGCGCCAACCCAGCTTTGGGGAAAGTTACGATTCAGGTTTGATACCTGCCAGGAAGCGGTGAAGCCCTTTGCGTGTACGTTATGGGTATTAGGCAGGAAGGCGCCGTCGAAACTGGGGCTTTTCCAGTTGGAGTTCAGATTAATGGTTGTTGTCTTCCCCACAGGAGAGAAGAACAGCTGTCCGGAACCCTTCAGATCCAGGTTGACAGCAAAGTTGCCGGCAACAATGCCGGAATCTGACATGGTGAGTGGTACTTTCACCTGCATGCCATTCTCGAACAGATTAGTAGCAGGAATACCGGGATTAAAATAGAAGTTCTGCCCATTCCAGCTTACACCTGCCTGGTTGGTGATGCCTCGCATATCATTGATACCAACTGCCAGATAGGCATCCTTCAGCAATACAGTTGCCGGATCAACATTTAACCCGTTCAGGTCCAGTCCTGAAAATGCGCCGCTGATCTGTAAATGGGAGCTGTATACGGCCACTTCATAGATACCGCGCCGGCGTATTTCGGGCAGCAGCTCACCATTTACCGCCAGTTTATCCGGCAGGAATACAGCGATAGATGTTACGCCTGGTTTGCTGTAGTAAGGTATTACAAGTACAGGCCCTGTAATGGTCTGGGCATCCCCCCATTTCCCGCTGACCTCCCCCTTGGCTTCATACTGCCGTTGTTCCCTTTCAGAAATCAGTCCCATGATCATGGCAGTGGGAATCAGCAGGAATATCACAAGTATCCCGATAAGGAATGCTTTGACACCATAGGCGTAACGTTCGAAGAAGGAAGGCCGTGCCTTACCATCCTGTGAGAGGTTGTCCGTTGCGGGAGAAGGCTGGCCGGGAGGCAGGGGATTGGTTTCGTTGATGTTAGTTGTTTGCATATAATTATATTTAAAAGCACTTTGAACTTCAAAGTATAAGGGCAAAAAAATTTACTCCATGGAGCGGATCATATTTTCGAGAGCGGCCAGGTGGCCTTTAAAGGCTTTTTCGCCAGCTTTCGTAATAGAATAGGTGGTATTGGTTTTACGTCCTATAAAACCTTTATGCACTTTGAGGTAACCATTTTCTTCCAGGGTACTGAGGTGGGATGCCAGATTACCATCTGTCAGTTCCAGCATCTGCTTCAGGTCATTAAAGCTGACTTCCTCATTCACCATGAGGATACTCATTACCCCAAGCCGTATACGACTGTCAAAAATCTTATTTAAGTTACCTATGGGATTGTTCACGAGTACGTCTTTATTATTTCAACTTAGTTCCGATCTGCACCGGTTTTCACTCTACTGCTGCCTGCCGCTCATATTTCCACCACATAATGATGCCATACAATATATGCAATACACCAAAACCGATGGCCCAAAAATAAAGTCCTCTGCGCAAAAAGAAAACATTTAATATGCCAAGTCCTATTTCAGCAATACCCAGGTAACGGATATCAGAAAATGTATACTTGCTGGCATTCAACAATGCCATACCGTAAAATATAAGACAGGACGGCGCTACCAGCACATCCAGCCTGTTGTATATCAGACCGGCAATAAAAGCGCCTCCCGCCAGCATCGGGATCAATGCATTGAACAACACCTTGCGGGAAGTAGCATCCCAGATGGGAACATTGTTCTTTCTCGCCCTTCTCCAGGTGAAGTAGGTACCTCCGCACAGCGCCAGCGCCATTACGCCAAAACCCAGTATTATCAGTTGCAGCCGCAGCATGGAAAAGTCCGCATCATCATAATGTCCCCTTACTTCCCAGCGATCATAATAAGACCGGAACAGGGTATAAGCGGTTACGGCGCCTGCCAGGGCAGATACGCCGGCAAAAACGCCGCTTAATCCACTGAGGGAAAGAAAACGGGTGCTCCGTTCCATCATGCGCCTGATATCACTTAATGTTTCCAGGTGTTGCTGATCTGTCATACTTAAAGTACTTTGTACATCAAAGTTACATATTTCAACGAGAAGACAAAATATATTTTTTTGTTATAACTGGTTTTTAACAAAAAGAGATGGGGAGCCCAGCGTATCACTGTCAATTATTAATAGGGTGCTGTAAGGTATCATTAGCAGGGATTACTACAACACGTTCAATACAAGGGCCATTGCGGGTAAAAGAAGTCCTATTATAACAGAATAGCCTGCGCGTAGCCGCGCAGGTCGTTTAATATCTTCTTCAGGCGGAAATTCCTGTTACGTCATTCACAACATCAATGATGATCTTACATGCCTGCCGGATCTCTTCTTCACTAATGATCAAAGGTGGTGCAATACGCAGACATTCGGGGGCAAAAAGGAACCAATCGGTCAACAGGCCTCTTTCAATACACATGTCTATGACCTTTTTATTCATCGCAAAGCTCTCAAATTCCACCGCCATCATCAGTCCGAGGGAGCGGACCTCCTTAATGGCGGGATGCTGCAGGTATTGATGAAATAACTGCCCTTTGGCCTTCACGGCGTCTACCAGGTTATCTTCGAGCAGTACCCTGAAACCAGCCATGCCTGCTGCACAGATCACCGGATGCCCGCCGAAGGTGGTCATATGTCCCAGCACGGGTCTGTTGGTCAGGCTCCACATGATTTCCTTGTCGGCAATGAAAGCGCCCATTGGCATTCCGCCGCCCAGCGCTTTTCCCAGCAACAGGATATCGGGCACTATGCCCGCCTGCTCAAAGGCCCATAATGTGCCATTCCGTCCCAGGCCGCATTGTATCTCATCCAGTACCATCAGGGTACCGGTGGCAGTGCATTTCTCCCGGATGGCCTGCAGCCATTCTTTCTGCGGCACACGTACACCCGCTTCCGCCTGAACAGATTCAAGTATGATGCAGGCGGTACGCTCGGTGATCTGGTTCACCGCCTCCCATGTATTGTAAGTAAGAT from Chitinophaga filiformis carries:
- the creD gene encoding cell envelope integrity protein CreD, coding for MQTTNINETNPLPPGQPSPATDNLSQDGKARPSFFERYAYGVKAFLIGILVIFLLIPTAMIMGLISEREQRQYEAKGEVSGKWGDAQTITGPVLVIPYYSKPGVTSIAVFLPDKLAVNGELLPEIRRRGIYEVAVYSSHLQISGAFSGLDLNGLNVDPATVLLKDAYLAVGINDMRGITNQAGVSWNGQNFYFNPGIPATNLFENGMQVKVPLTMSDSGIVAGNFAVNLDLKGSGQLFFSPVGKTTTINLNSNWKSPSFDGAFLPNTHNVHAKGFTASWQVSNLNRNFPQSWVGANANLHSADFGVKLFLPVDTYQQSTRAVKYAILIIGLTFLVFYFIELLQHTSVHPLQYILVGAALCVFYTLLIALAEQLNFSIAYLIAAILTIFLVAVYTASVLRSNRMAIAVGGVLSLLYGFIYVIIRSEDQALLMGSLGLFIILAIVMYFSRRIKWGEL
- a CDS encoding winged helix-turn-helix domain-containing protein, yielding MSILMVNEEVSFNDLKQMLELTDGNLASHLSTLEENGYLKVHKGFIGRKTNTTYSITKAGEKAFKGHLAALENMIRSME
- a CDS encoding aspartate aminotransferase family protein, giving the protein MNNRQLFLRHVAQLSDAPLALEIVKASGMYMWDAEGKKIMDLIAGISVCNVGHSHPAVVNAIKEQAEQYMHLLVYGELIQSPQVAFATLLTQHLPASLNSVYFTNSGAEAVEGAMKLAKRYTGRTEIIAFEKSYHGSTQGAMSIMGDETWRNAYRPLLPDIQHLTYNTWEAVNQITERTACIILESVQAEAGVRVPQKEWLQAIREKCTATGTLMVLDEIQCGLGRNGTLWAFEQAGIVPDILLLGKALGGGMPMGAFIADKEIMWSLTNRPVLGHMTTFGGHPVICAAGMAGFRVLLEDNLVDAVKAKGQLFHQYLQHPAIKEVRSLGLMMAVEFESFAMNKKVIDMCIERGLLTDWFLFAPECLRIAPPLIISEEEIRQACKIIIDVVNDVTGISA
- a CDS encoding diacylglycerol kinase family protein, producing MQTGRYLLQRARSFKYAFQGIIAFLRSEPHARIHAVATMLVAAAGVYCGLSANQWISILIVTGMVWITEMLNTVVEKIMDHLSPEYHPRVKWIKDVAAGAVLVSALVAAITGAVIFIPILC